One genomic segment of Hemibagrus wyckioides isolate EC202008001 linkage group LG08, SWU_Hwy_1.0, whole genome shotgun sequence includes these proteins:
- the mtnr1al gene encoding melatonin receptor type 1A-like: MCQWRGGLWRVLPSGRSQHEVRMVEETVDPLRNASSSRGNDESLSFLWRLTLLASVLITTIVVDVLGNLLVIVSVFRNRKLRKTGNAFVVSLAVADLVVAIYPYPLVLTAIFNNGWIAGNIHCQISGFLMGLSVIGSIFNITGIAINRYCYICHSLNYDKIFSKKNTVCYVVLVWAFTILAIAPNWFVESLQYDARVYSCTFAQSVSSLYTIMVVVVHFILPISIVTYCYLRIWILVIQVRKRVKPDNRLKIKPHDFRNFLTMFVVFVLFAVCWAPLNFIGLAVAIQPTLGQAIPVWLFTASYFMAYFNSCLNAVIYGVLNNNFRNEYKRIVFCLFKFHC; this comes from the exons ATGTGCCAGTGGCGCGGAGGGCTGTGGCGCGTGCTGCCGTCCGGCCGCTCGCAGCATGAAGTGAGGATGGTGGAGGAGACGGTCGACCCTCTCAGGAACGCTTCGTCCTCCCGTGGAAACGATGAGAGTCTCTCCTTCCTCTGGAGGCTCACTCTGCTGGCCAGCGTGCTCATCACCACTATAGTGGTAGACGTGCTGGGCAACCTGTTGGTCATCGTGTCGGTTTTCAGAAACAGAAAACTCAGGAAAACAG GTAATGCCTTTGTGGTGAGTTTGGCTGTAGCAGATCTTGTAGTTGCCATCTACCCTTACCCACTGGTCTTAACTGCAATCTTCAACAATGGCTGGATTGCAGGAAACATCCACTGCCAAATCAGTGGCTTCCTGATGGGGCTCAGTGTCATCGGTTCCATCTTTAACATCACCGGTATCGCCATCAACCGCTACTGTTACATCTGCCACAGCCTTAACTATGACAAGATTTTCTCCAAAAAGAACACTGTGTGCTACGTGGTGCTTGTGTGGGCCTTCACCATCCTGGCCATCGCACCCAATTGGTTTGTTGAGTCTTTGCAGTATGATGCCCGTGTCTATTCATGCACATTTGCCCAGTCGGTCAGCTCGCTCTACACcatcatggtggtggtggtgcacTTCATCCTGCCCATCAGCATTGTCACATACTGCTACCTGCGCATCTGGATCTTGGTCATCCAGGTGCGCAAACGGGTCAAACCTGACAACAGGCTCAAGATCAAACCACATGACTTTCGTAACTTTCTCAccatgtttgtggtgtttgtgctgTTTGCTGTGTGCTGGGCGCCACTGAACTTCATTGGCCTGGCAGTGGCAATTCAGCCTACGCTGGGCCAGGCCATTCCTGTGTGGCTCTTCACAGCCAGCTACTTTATGGCATATTTTAACAGCTGCTTGAACGCTGTTATCTATGGCGTACTCAACAACAATTTTCGAAATGAGTACAAAAGAATTGTGTTCTGTCTTTTTAAGTTTCATTGTtag